One Vicia villosa cultivar HV-30 ecotype Madison, WI linkage group LG5, Vvil1.0, whole genome shotgun sequence genomic window, GATAAGAGACATGAGACATCTGCTAAAATTTCATATCCTGGGATGATAAAGAGAAAGCGAGTACTACAAATATCTCTGAGAACTAGTCTACAGTCTTACCTTGGTTTGGCAAGAGGCTAGTCAAAAGACTCAAACTTTTAACTAGGTCATGCATAAATAAATCTTACATATGAGCCAACATTCCTCTTCATAGAGTGGAATAATTCCCCCCAGACCCAAAATGTGCATCAAAATTACGCAGATTTAATTCAAATTATGAATCAGAAACCACCAAGGGTTTATCAAACTGGTAAAATCAAACGCGTAAAACAAAATATCTTGGGTTTGAATCAAACGCGTAAAACAAAATATCTTGGGTTTGAATCTTTGTGGGTGGGGATTGTTTTGTAAATACCATTATAAGCCTCATCTCACTAGCTGATGAGCAGATTAAGCAATTAGACAATGGAGCAGACATGGTCCATCAAGAACATGGAAACGGGTCTTCCATTCAAGCAGAATGTATGACTCAAGTGAAATAACGACGATCACAATTGGGGAGCCAAAACAGCATGCCTTTTTTTCATCAATAGAGAAAATTAAAGTGTCACAGCCATCCTCCTGATAGACAGTGGATATTTGACCCCTTCATCCAATTTTTCAATCTAATAAAACTTCACAGGCTAATACTTTCTTTGTCATTCACTTCCAATTAAaacatttaaatacaaataaattcaTAAGAATTCCATACAAAGCATGAACACAACTAAAGTAATAATAGTGTCTcactaattaaaacacatttcattttTGTTAGTTAAGAAAACTCTTGAGTCCTGATGCTTGCATTTTCCTCACATAAGAACAGCAGTCTATATAAACGGGAAAAGCGCAATGGTATTCTAGACTCTGTCATTCAAAACATATGCATATGCAAGGAAGGGAAACACATCAACAAGTTGAGATAAAGGAAAACTTAATCAATACTTCCATCCTAACCAACTCCAACAAGTCAAATAGAATATAATAGCTGAAGTACTTATCAGCCAAAAGGAACTCAAAAGTCATACAATTTACATCTTTCTAGCAACATAAGCTTGCAAGCCAAACCAGTTAGTTCCACACCAATATGTTTACATCAATACTTCCAAAccctaatattatttttgttctaaTGTACTGCATATTCATATTCAGGTAGCAGTAAGGAAAAGTGACAACTCACCTTCATATTCATGATGCCTATAGGTGAAATTGCACCTGCAATCAAGCACAGGATTCTAGAACCAGTTCAATTACCGTGAGTTTTGATTTCCACTACTTACATACTCAAGTATGGCAATAAACATTTTAGCTTGCAAGGTTGCTAACAAATATGACCTAGATAAACTGAACAAACCCAAAACCCAGGGAAATCCAATCAGGCTCAATGATTAAATACTATTACTGAAACACCATAGTCATTTAGTACTGACCACGTCAATAATGCGTGAAATCACCAAAAACCAATAAAGAACAATCATACCAAGAGTCAAACACGAagtacaaacaaatcaaacaacccCAAATATTTTCACTTCTTGACATCTATAAAAATGTCATATGACTATGAGAGAGTCAGGAGTTGCACGCACACGAACACACACAATGAAAGAGAAGGAGCAGGAAGTACCATTCTCTATAACACTTGAGGCACATAGCATGATTACAGTTGGGCAACACAATTTTACTATTCATCTCCATACATATCCCACATTCATCTTCTCTTTCAATGTCTATGTCAGAAGATTGCCGGTAGTCATCATCATCTCTTCGACGATACCTCTCCATACATACAGCCTTTTGTTTTATATCCTCAGAATCAGTGACACCTCTTTCAAGTTGCAATAAAGAGGGATAAATAACAGCTGCTCAAACCAGAAATTCAATATATCATCAGCCAACCAAAAACAAAACGCAAACAAACCCAATACTAATAATCAAGTGCATGTTTGGATTGCAGAATCACAGTGAGCCACCACAATTTTGGAAGATACAAACATACAGTTAAGACACAGGGGAAAGATATAATGATATACCATAGAATTCCCTTATACTTGCTTTTCTTTCATGGGTAGACATGGTGGTTGTTCCATCCACATACACCTACATACAACACATAGCAAAATTGTTCACCTAATCCAAGTCACTCACTTCAAAACCTAGAATGAAAAATCAGCACAGCTTACCTTGTAAATTAGGATTCTTAACAATCCAAGAGCTCCAGCAAGATGGCAATCAGTCCATTgaacaaaaaaaagaaacaagtgcGCAGCTGGACTATAGGACATCCTCATCTGAAGGCTTGCACCATCATACTCCCTAGGAAAATCTGATGCCCTACAAATACAAATTAAACTAGTATACTGAAGAATTGTTGTCCAAAGGTAtatgaaaaacacaaaaaatgaagaaaccgttaaattaaatgagaaaaaacaAAGGAGGTAAGTAGCGTGTAACTGAAGCAGGAGATGATATATACAACATTGAGATGGTAAAAAAGCAAGAATTGACGATAAAAATGAGTAAAGTAGAATTGAAGCACCATAAATGATTAAAcaagaaaaatagaaattttggGAAAGTAAAAGGGAATATAATGAAGAAATAAAATGAGGATGAAGAACGAACAGAGTATTGGCGTGTTGGATATCAGCTTC contains:
- the LOC131602697 gene encoding E3 ubiquitin-protein ligase AIRP2-like, encoding MYVASMRKSFKDSLKVLEADIQHANTLASDFPREYDGASLQMRMSYSPAAHLFLFFVQWTDCHLAGALGLLRILIYKVYVDGTTTMSTHERKASIREFYAVIYPSLLQLERGVTDSEDIKQKAVCMERYRRRDDDDYRQSSDIDIEREDECGICMEMNSKIVLPNCNHAMCLKCYREWRTISQSCPFCRDSLKRVNSGDLWVFTDRKDVVDMATVTRENLRRLFMYIDKLPLIVPDSIFDMYDSHIR